In one Chryseobacterium camelliae genomic region, the following are encoded:
- a CDS encoding enoyl-CoA hydratase/isomerase family protein, with protein sequence MYTQIDIETHFDGKLKIAYLNQPETMNALTKPSLSDLKDFIKDCSEDETVRCVAISGRGRAFCSGQNLDDAFVQGNEHHDNDIIRKIVTDYYNPLVKEITRCKKPVVALVNGPAVGAGAMLALISDFVLAVDKSYFAQAFSNIGLIPDTGGTYFLPKLLGRQLANYLAFTGKKLSAEEAKSHGLVAEVFNEEEFSPKSMEILEKMSNMPTAAIKLTKKAFAASYNNTLKDQLELEGDLQQEAAETEDFIEGVNAFLQKRKPNYKGR encoded by the coding sequence ATGTATACACAAATTGACATTGAAACGCATTTTGACGGAAAACTTAAAATTGCTTATCTCAATCAGCCGGAAACAATGAACGCGCTTACAAAACCTTCTTTATCGGATCTTAAAGATTTTATTAAAGATTGTAGCGAAGACGAAACGGTAAGATGTGTGGCGATTTCAGGAAGAGGAAGAGCTTTCTGTTCCGGTCAGAATTTGGATGATGCTTTTGTACAAGGGAATGAACATCATGATAATGACATTATCAGAAAAATTGTAACAGATTATTACAACCCTCTGGTTAAGGAAATTACACGCTGTAAAAAACCTGTAGTTGCATTGGTAAACGGACCTGCTGTAGGAGCCGGAGCAATGTTGGCATTAATTTCAGACTTCGTTTTAGCAGTTGATAAATCATATTTTGCTCAGGCATTTTCAAATATCGGTTTAATTCCTGATACGGGAGGAACCTATTTCTTACCAAAACTATTGGGAAGACAATTGGCAAATTATTTAGCATTTACAGGTAAAAAACTGTCTGCTGAAGAAGCTAAATCTCACGGCTTGGTTGCGGAAGTTTTCAACGAAGAAGAATTCTCGCCAAAATCAATGGAAATCCTTGAGAAAATGTCAAATATGCCGACTGCAGCTATTAAATTAACCAAAAAAGCTTTCGCCGCATCTTACAATAATACATTGAAAGATCAATTGGAGCTGGAAGGAGATTTACAGCAGGAAGCTGCAGAAACAGAAGACTTTATCGAAGGTGTAAATGCCTTTTTACAAAAAAGAAAACCTAATTATAAAGGAAGATAA
- the paaC gene encoding 1,2-phenylacetyl-CoA epoxidase subunit PaaC, which produces MNPLYNYLLKLADDSFIMGQRLSAWCGEGPYLEEDIALTNIALDELGQANNFYVYASRVIDNGKSEDDLAFLRYEHEYLNAHWTELPNEDYAQTILKVYVFATYQKLMYEALSNSANEELSAIAQKSLKEVRYHYTHAASWMKIFAQGTKESKARLVKAIENIWEYTKGLFAKTEGEDDLVALNIAPNTDALYEEFLAITQKDFADFKLEYPTNSFMQPKSRTGYHTEYFGYILCELQYMQRAYPGCTW; this is translated from the coding sequence ATGAACCCATTATATAATTATTTATTAAAACTAGCAGACGACAGTTTCATTATGGGACAGCGTTTGTCTGCATGGTGCGGTGAAGGTCCTTATTTGGAGGAAGATATTGCATTAACGAATATTGCGTTGGATGAGCTAGGCCAGGCGAATAACTTTTACGTTTATGCTTCAAGAGTGATCGATAACGGAAAAAGTGAAGATGATTTGGCATTTTTAAGATACGAGCACGAATACTTAAATGCGCACTGGACAGAGCTTCCGAACGAAGATTATGCTCAGACGATTCTAAAAGTGTATGTTTTTGCAACGTATCAGAAATTGATGTACGAAGCATTATCAAACTCTGCGAATGAAGAACTTTCTGCGATTGCTCAAAAATCTTTGAAAGAAGTAAGGTATCATTATACTCACGCTGCTTCCTGGATGAAAATTTTCGCGCAGGGAACAAAAGAAAGTAAGGCTCGTTTGGTAAAAGCGATTGAAAATATCTGGGAATATACAAAAGGTTTATTTGCAAAAACAGAAGGAGAAGATGATTTGGTCGCTTTAAATATTGCTCCGAATACAGATGCTCTTTACGAAGAATTCCTTGCTATTACACAGAAAGATTTTGCTGATTTCAAATTAGAATATCCGACAAATTCTTTCATGCAGCCAAAATCAAGAACGGGTTATCACACTGAGTATTTTGGATATATTCTTTGTGAGTTACAGTATATGCAGAGAGCATATCCTGGTTGTACTTGGTAA
- the paaD gene encoding 1,2-phenylacetyl-CoA epoxidase subunit PaaD: protein MKNPLEILELVPDPEIPVINIVELGIVREAKVTSENSCEVTITPTYSACPAMFTIEEDIIKIMKENGWEAKVVTKMFPIWTTDWLTDEAREKLRAYGITPPEKGADEHHIGKPKKCPRCGSEHTKQISRFGSTLCKASYQCLDCLEPFDYFKCH, encoded by the coding sequence TTGAAAAATCCTTTAGAAATATTAGAATTAGTTCCCGATCCGGAAATTCCGGTAATCAATATCGTGGAATTAGGCATTGTAAGAGAAGCGAAAGTTACAAGCGAGAATTCTTGTGAAGTAACCATTACGCCGACTTATTCTGCCTGTCCTGCTATGTTTACCATTGAGGAAGACATTATAAAGATTATGAAAGAAAACGGTTGGGAAGCGAAAGTAGTCACCAAAATGTTTCCGATTTGGACAACAGACTGGCTGACGGATGAAGCGAGAGAAAAACTTCGTGCTTACGGAATCACTCCTCCGGAAAAAGGAGCAGATGAACATCATATCGGGAAACCGAAAAAATGCCCTCGGTGTGGTTCTGAGCATACCAAACAGATCAGTAGATTTGGATCCACGCTGTGTAAGGCATCCTATCAATGTTTAGATTGTTTAGAGCCTTTTGACTATTTTAAATGTCATTAA